A window of the Kosakonia sp. BYX6 genome harbors these coding sequences:
- the kduD gene encoding 2-dehydro-3-deoxy-D-gluconate 5-dehydrogenase KduD translates to MILDAFKLTGKVALVTGCDTGLGQGMTIGLAEAGCDIVGVNRKIPHETAQRVEALGRRFHAIQADLRHQQGLSDIVNEAVEKMGRIDILVNNAGTIRRYDAIDFNEQDWDDVMNLNLKTLFFLSQAVARQFIAQGSGGKIINIASMLSYQGGIRVPSYTASKSGVMGLTRLMANEWATHNINVNGIAPGYMTTNNTQQLREDAERSQEILERIPVGRWGEPADLQGAVVFLASKASEYIHGYTIAVDGGWLAR, encoded by the coding sequence ATGATACTGGATGCTTTCAAGCTTACGGGTAAGGTGGCCCTTGTTACCGGGTGCGATACTGGCCTGGGCCAGGGTATGACGATTGGGCTTGCCGAAGCGGGCTGCGATATTGTCGGCGTTAACCGCAAAATTCCCCATGAAACCGCACAGCGTGTCGAAGCGCTCGGCCGTCGTTTTCATGCCATTCAGGCCGATCTGCGCCACCAGCAAGGGTTGAGCGATATCGTCAACGAGGCGGTAGAAAAGATGGGACGCATCGATATTCTGGTGAACAACGCAGGTACCATTCGTCGCTATGACGCGATTGATTTCAACGAACAGGATTGGGATGACGTGATGAACCTGAACCTGAAAACGTTGTTCTTTCTTTCGCAAGCGGTCGCCCGGCAATTTATCGCCCAGGGCAGCGGCGGCAAAATTATCAATATCGCATCAATGCTTTCCTATCAGGGCGGGATCCGCGTGCCTTCATATACTGCGTCGAAAAGTGGCGTTATGGGGCTAACGCGCTTGATGGCCAATGAATGGGCTACGCATAACATTAATGTTAACGGCATCGCGCCGGGTTATATGACGACGAACAACACGCAACAATTGCGGGAAGATGCGGAGCGCAGCCAAGAGATCCTTGAGCGCATTCCTGTCGGACGCTGGGGCGAACCTGCTGATTTACAAGGTGCAGTGGTGTTTTTGGCGTCGAAAGCGTCCGAGTATATTCACGGTTACACGATTGCCGTCGATGGCGGTTGGCTGGCGCGCTAA
- a CDS encoding metal-dependent hydrolase gives MTAEGHLLFSIACAVFTKNAELTPVLAQGDWWHIVPSAILTCLLPDIDHPKSFLGQRLKWISKPVARAFGHRGFTHSLLAVFLALALFYLKVPESWIVPADALQGMVVGYLSHIVADMITPAGVPLLWPCRWRFRLPLLMPQKGNQLERALCMAFFAWAVWMPQTLPENGAVRWSAQMINTLQNQFNRFIHPQSER, from the coding sequence ATGACGGCGGAAGGACACCTGCTTTTCTCCATTGCGTGCGCGGTGTTTACCAAAAATGCCGAATTGACCCCCGTCCTGGCTCAGGGCGATTGGTGGCATATCGTGCCTTCTGCCATTCTTACCTGCTTGCTGCCGGATATTGACCATCCTAAATCCTTCCTCGGTCAACGTCTTAAGTGGATCTCAAAACCGGTGGCGCGTGCATTCGGCCACCGGGGTTTTACCCACAGTCTGTTGGCCGTTTTTCTCGCACTCGCTCTGTTCTATTTAAAAGTCCCAGAAAGCTGGATTGTGCCCGCCGATGCCCTGCAAGGCATGGTAGTGGGCTATTTAAGCCACATCGTGGCCGATATGATTACCCCCGCTGGCGTACCGCTGTTGTGGCCCTGCCGCTGGCGTTTTCGTTTGCCGCTATTAATGCCGCAAAAAGGCAATCAACTGGAGCGCGCGCTGTGCATGGCGTTTTTCGCGTGGGCGGTGTGGATGCCACAAACTTTGCCCGAAAATGGTGCAGTTCGCTGGTCGGCACAAATGATAAATACGCTACAAAATCAGTTTAATCGCTTTATTCATCCTCAATCTGAGCGTTAA